From a region of the Candidatus Polarisedimenticolia bacterium genome:
- a CDS encoding DUF4386 domain-containing protein, which produces MRSTRNPGRVAGFLYLLLVVLAPIRLLYIPSRLFVRGNATETAHNIAAHELLFRLGIVSDLLCGTVLIFLLLALYRLLRGVDRNLAVLMVIVGGLMPATIDFLNVLNDAAALILVRGADFLSAFEKPQRDGLAMLFLRLHHHEIMAAEILWGLWLFPLGILVYRSRFLPRFLGVWLILNGFAYLILSLTGLLVPQQEQLVSNLVFPALLGEIVIMLWLLIKGARPEPLDVAASEPATG; this is translated from the coding sequence ATGCGATCGACCCGCAACCCCGGAAGAGTCGCCGGATTTCTGTACCTGCTCCTGGTTGTCCTGGCTCCCATCCGCCTCCTCTATATCCCCTCCAGGCTGTTCGTCCGGGGGAACGCGACCGAGACGGCCCACAACATCGCCGCGCACGAGCTTCTGTTCCGTCTCGGCATCGTCAGCGACCTCCTCTGCGGGACCGTCTTGATCTTCCTCTTGCTCGCGCTTTACCGGTTGCTCCGGGGGGTGGACCGCAACCTCGCCGTGTTGATGGTGATCGTCGGCGGTCTGATGCCGGCCACCATCGACTTCCTCAACGTGCTGAACGACGCGGCGGCGCTGATTCTCGTGCGCGGCGCCGACTTCCTGTCGGCATTCGAGAAGCCGCAGCGGGACGGCCTGGCGATGCTGTTCCTGCGTCTGCACCATCATGAAATCATGGCTGCCGAGATCCTCTGGGGTCTATGGCTCTTCCCCTTGGGGATCCTGGTGTACCGGTCGCGCTTCCTGCCTCGCTTCCTGGGTGTCTGGCTGATCCTCAACGGCTTCGCCTACCTGATCCTCAGCTTGACGGGCTTGCTGGTGCCGCAACAGGAGCAGCTCGTATCGAACCTCGTCTTCCCCGCCCTCCTCGGGGAGATCGTGATCATGCTGTGGCTCCTGATCAAAGGCGCCCGGCCGGAGCCGCTCGACGTCGCAGCCTCGGAGCCGGCGACGGGTTAG
- a CDS encoding YciI family protein, with amino-acid sequence MRHIRFSAVALSLCIACGLAAAQSEASKPNPKFDPRLAKKYGADKNGMKTYVLAILKTGTAKLPPGKERDEIFKGHFANIKHLAAEGKLAVAGPFDSNSSGFRGIFILNVPTVEEARKLTDTDPVVKSGLMVVDHYVWHGSAALMATPELHEEISETAP; translated from the coding sequence ATGAGGCACATTAGATTTTCCGCGGTGGCTCTATCGCTCTGCATCGCGTGCGGATTGGCGGCCGCGCAGTCCGAGGCTTCCAAGCCGAACCCGAAGTTCGATCCCCGGCTGGCCAAGAAATACGGCGCCGACAAGAACGGGATGAAGACCTACGTCCTGGCCATACTCAAGACCGGGACGGCCAAGCTCCCTCCCGGCAAGGAACGGGACGAGATCTTCAAAGGCCATTTCGCCAATATCAAGCATCTCGCCGCCGAAGGGAAGCTCGCCGTCGCGGGTCCGTTCGACTCGAACTCCAGCGGGTTTCGCGGCATTTTCATCTTGAACGTACCGACCGTCGAAGAGGCCCGGAAGCTCACCGACACCGATCCGGTGGTGAAGTCCGGACTCATGGTGGTCGATCACTACGTCTGGCACGGCTCGGCCGCCCTCATGGCGACGCCGGAGCTCCACGAAGAGATCTCCGAGACGGCGCCCTGA
- a CDS encoding DUF2784 domain-containing protein, giving the protein MPYRLLANLVVLSHLAFVLFAVFGGVLVFWWKRCAWLHLPTVLWAALIEFVGWTCPLTPLENWLRARGGGPGYQEGFIEQYILPVLYPDSLTRPSQVALGAFVLGINLGVYGWALRHRERRNSERRPPHPPS; this is encoded by the coding sequence ATGCCCTACCGGCTTCTTGCCAACCTTGTCGTTCTGTCCCACCTGGCCTTTGTTCTATTCGCTGTATTCGGCGGGGTCCTGGTCTTCTGGTGGAAGCGCTGTGCCTGGCTTCACCTTCCAACCGTTCTATGGGCCGCGCTCATCGAGTTCGTGGGTTGGACCTGCCCCCTCACGCCGCTCGAAAACTGGCTCCGCGCGAGGGGCGGGGGTCCTGGTTACCAGGAGGGTTTCATCGAGCAGTACATTCTTCCCGTGCTCTACCCCGACTCGCTCACGCGGCCTTCGCAAGTCGCCTTGGGTGCGTTCGTCTTGGGGATCAACCTCGGGGTCTATGGGTGGGCCTTGCGTCACAGGGAGAGAAGGAATTCGGAGCGTCGACCGCCGCATCCGCCGAGCTGA